A stretch of the Bacillus licheniformis DSM 13 = ATCC 14580 genome encodes the following:
- a CDS encoding GntR family transcriptional regulator, with protein MNIIISNSSDEPIYLQIVNQLKDQIVKGELSESEALPSIRNLAKELKISVITTKRAYDELEREGFIVTVAGKGSYVAAINKDMLRETKVKLIEEHIAEAVTEAKQIGFTYEELQEMLKLVYEEW; from the coding sequence TTGAATATCATCATTTCAAATTCATCTGATGAACCGATTTATTTGCAGATCGTCAACCAATTAAAAGATCAAATCGTCAAGGGAGAACTCTCAGAGTCAGAGGCGCTCCCGTCGATCAGAAACCTGGCCAAAGAGCTTAAAATCAGCGTAATTACAACAAAAAGAGCCTATGACGAGCTGGAGAGAGAAGGGTTTATCGTCACAGTCGCGGGAAAGGGCTCGTATGTCGCAGCCATTAACAAGGACATGCTGCGGGAAACAAAAGTCAAATTAATCGAAGAACACATAGCAGAAGCCGTTACTGAAGCGAAACAAATCGGCTTTACATACGAAGAACTCCAAGAGATGCTCAAACTGGTTTATGAGGAGTGGTAA
- the uxuA gene encoding mannonate dehydratase — protein sequence MQMTFRWYGDSDPVTLEYIRQIPGVTGIVSAIYDIPVGEAWPYEKIVELKEKIENHGLSLSVIESVPVHEDIKLGLPTRDQYIENYKTTIRNLAKAGVKIVCYNFMPVFDWTRSSLDYALEDGSTALIYEEEKVRQMNPLHGELKLPGWDTSYEDGQLKNLFQQYQHMTEEDLWENLSYFIKAVIPAAENEQVKMAIHPDDPPWPIFGLPRIITNKENLERLIHLYDSSFNGLCLCSGSLGVKSTNDIPELIRYFGKKGKVNFVHLRNIKIIGEKSFQESSHRSEDGSLDMYEIVRALRDIDFAGPARPDHGRMIWGETGKPGYGLYDRALGAVYLNGMWETLTKEKKRIALECNK from the coding sequence ATGCAAATGACGTTTCGATGGTATGGAGACAGCGACCCGGTCACATTAGAGTATATTCGCCAAATTCCCGGCGTTACTGGAATTGTTTCGGCCATTTATGATATTCCTGTAGGGGAAGCATGGCCTTATGAGAAAATTGTAGAGTTAAAAGAAAAAATTGAAAATCATGGTTTATCGTTAAGTGTCATTGAAAGTGTACCTGTCCATGAAGATATTAAATTAGGTCTTCCGACAAGAGATCAATATATTGAAAACTATAAAACGACGATACGCAACTTGGCAAAAGCCGGTGTTAAAATCGTTTGTTATAATTTCATGCCGGTCTTTGACTGGACCCGTTCTTCTTTAGACTATGCACTAGAAGACGGTTCTACAGCATTAATTTATGAAGAAGAAAAAGTTAGACAAATGAATCCATTACATGGTGAACTAAAACTTCCCGGTTGGGACACAAGCTATGAAGATGGACAGCTAAAGAATCTTTTTCAACAATATCAGCACATGACGGAAGAGGATTTATGGGAAAATCTTTCGTATTTTATTAAAGCGGTTATACCGGCGGCAGAAAATGAACAAGTCAAAATGGCGATTCACCCGGATGATCCGCCATGGCCTATCTTTGGACTGCCTCGAATCATAACGAACAAAGAGAATTTGGAGCGATTGATTCATCTCTATGACAGCTCCTTTAACGGTTTGTGTTTATGCAGCGGGTCACTGGGTGTGAAGTCAACAAATGATATTCCGGAATTGATTCGTTATTTCGGAAAAAAAGGAAAAGTTAACTTTGTGCACCTGAGAAACATTAAGATCATCGGGGAAAAGTCATTTCAAGAATCCTCCCACCGTTCAGAAGACGGTTCTTTAGATATGTATGAAATCGTAAGAGCATTAAGAGATATAGATTTTGCCGGACCAGCCAGACCGGATCATGGAAGGATGATTTGGGGAGAGACCGGAAAACCGGGTTATGGTTTATATGACCGGGCGCTTGGTGCAGTGTATTTAAATGGAATGTGGGAAACATTGACGAAAGAAAAGAAGCGGATAGCCTTAGAATGCAATAAATGA
- a CDS encoding TRAP transporter small permease: MLALKKAVNKTIECLTCTLMAIMVLVAIWQVFTRYVLNSPSTFSEEFLRYSLIWISMLGGAYAFWKKKHLAIEFIVRKLPIKAAVFVHTFIQILLIAFALIVLVLGGSKAVITTMEQSSAALGIPVGFVYLSLPVAGILIIGYSLAGLYESLHEFNSKQKSGDDVKKAAKM; encoded by the coding sequence ATGCTAGCTTTAAAAAAAGCAGTGAATAAAACGATTGAATGTTTGACTTGCACACTAATGGCCATCATGGTTTTGGTTGCGATATGGCAAGTATTTACGCGCTATGTACTGAATTCTCCCAGTACGTTTTCAGAAGAATTTTTACGCTATTCACTGATATGGATTTCTATGTTAGGCGGTGCCTATGCATTTTGGAAAAAAAAGCACTTGGCGATTGAATTTATCGTTCGAAAACTTCCAATAAAAGCAGCTGTTTTCGTTCATACTTTCATTCAGATTCTTTTGATTGCTTTTGCTCTGATTGTGTTGGTGTTAGGAGGTTCGAAAGCAGTGATCACCACAATGGAGCAATCTTCAGCAGCATTAGGGATACCGGTGGGATTTGTTTATCTATCACTTCCTGTTGCAGGCATACTCATCATTGGATACAGCTTGGCCGGTTTATATGAATCTTTACATGAATTCAATTCAAAACAAAAGTCAGGTGATGATGTAAAAAAAGCAGCAAAGATGTGA
- a CDS encoding SDR family oxidoreductase: MQIPFHVNLKDKVAVVTGGSGILCSGFAKALAQCGAKVAVVSRRAESADRVARDIQENGGEALAVTANVLDKQSLEQAKQLINRTFGRCNILINGAGGNHPMGTTDKEYLYKKDLNTKELTTFFDLEIEGVRSVLDLNFLGTLLTTQVFAKDMADHDGNVIVNISSMNAYTPLTKIPAYSGAKAAVSNFTQWLAVHMSKVGIRVNAIAPGFFLTAQNRSLLLNEDGTYTERAQKIINQTPLDRFGVPEDLIGTLLWLVSDKASRFVTGTIIPVDGGFSAYSGV, encoded by the coding sequence GTGCAGATTCCTTTTCATGTCAACTTGAAAGATAAGGTGGCTGTAGTGACAGGTGGAAGCGGCATCTTATGCAGCGGTTTCGCTAAAGCATTAGCTCAATGCGGTGCAAAAGTAGCAGTAGTCAGCCGAAGAGCTGAATCGGCAGACAGAGTAGCGAGAGATATCCAAGAAAACGGAGGCGAAGCACTTGCCGTTACAGCAAACGTCCTTGATAAACAAAGCCTTGAACAAGCGAAACAACTCATTAACAGAACATTCGGCAGATGCAATATCCTCATTAACGGAGCAGGCGGCAATCATCCAATGGGAACAACAGATAAAGAATATTTATATAAAAAAGACTTGAATACTAAAGAATTGACTACGTTTTTTGATTTAGAAATAGAGGGTGTAAGGTCTGTATTGGATTTAAACTTTCTTGGTACACTGTTAACCACTCAAGTATTTGCAAAAGACATGGCTGATCACGACGGAAATGTGATCGTTAACATCTCATCCATGAACGCCTATACGCCGCTGACGAAAATTCCCGCCTACAGCGGTGCAAAAGCGGCCGTCAGTAACTTTACACAATGGCTTGCTGTGCATATGTCAAAAGTCGGAATTCGTGTCAATGCCATTGCCCCAGGCTTTTTTCTTACCGCCCAAAATAGGAGCCTATTGCTCAATGAAGACGGAACATATACGGAGCGAGCACAAAAAATTATCAACCAGACGCCGTTGGATAGATTTGGGGTTCCGGAAGATCTAATCGGAACGTTATTATGGTTGGTAAGCGATAAAGCCTCGCGATTTGTCACTGGAACCATCATACCGGTCGATGGAGGATTCTCCGCCTATTCTGGAGTATAA
- a CDS encoding ABC transporter ATP-binding protein, translating to MLELKNVTKHYQDFSLKNINFSLEKGYIMGFIGPNGAGKSTTIKLIMNLIKKDEGNISIFGLDNEKHNIEIKQRIGFVYDENHFYEELTPNEMKGIIRPFYKKWDEAVFQRYAKDFQLPLNKQIKNLSKGMKMKFSLAVALSHHAELLIMDEPTSGLDPLVRSELLDVLQTLLQDENKSIFFSTHITSDLEKVADYITFIHNGRLVLSKTKDELLEEYCIVKGDLDTLRKGNEDALIGIKKNRYGFEALSRDKREVVQHFGDSVMIEKPTLEDILVFSTGRSDHRVSSN from the coding sequence ATACTGGAATTAAAGAATGTAACAAAACACTATCAAGATTTCTCTTTAAAAAACATCAACTTCTCGCTTGAGAAAGGTTATATTATGGGTTTTATCGGCCCGAACGGAGCCGGAAAAAGCACGACCATCAAGCTGATCATGAACCTGATCAAAAAAGACGAAGGGAACATCAGCATTTTCGGTCTCGACAATGAAAAACACAATATCGAAATCAAGCAGAGAATCGGCTTTGTATACGATGAAAATCATTTTTACGAAGAACTGACACCAAACGAAATGAAAGGAATCATCAGACCGTTTTACAAAAAGTGGGACGAAGCTGTTTTTCAGCGGTACGCAAAAGACTTCCAGCTCCCTTTAAACAAACAGATCAAAAACTTGTCAAAAGGGATGAAGATGAAATTCTCATTGGCGGTCGCGCTTTCCCATCATGCCGAATTATTGATCATGGATGAACCGACATCAGGACTGGATCCGCTTGTCAGGTCCGAGCTCCTCGACGTGCTGCAAACATTGCTGCAGGACGAGAACAAGTCGATTTTCTTTTCGACGCATATTACCTCTGATTTAGAAAAAGTAGCGGACTATATTACTTTCATTCATAACGGCCGGCTCGTGCTGAGCAAGACAAAGGATGAGCTGTTGGAGGAGTACTGCATTGTGAAAGGAGACCTCGATACGCTGCGCAAAGGGAACGAAGACGCCTTAATCGGCATCAAGAAAAACCGCTATGGTTTTGAAGCGCTCTCCAGAGATAAGCGGGAAGTCGTTCAGCATTTCGGGGATTCCGTCATGATAGAAAAACCCACTTTGGAAGATATTTTGGTATTTTCAACCGGCAGGAGTGATCATCGTGTATCATCTAATTAA
- a CDS encoding BglG family transcription antiterminator, which translates to MNTRQKDILNLLLSEPDDYLVVQDFADRVKCSEKTIRNDLKTIEDYLNQHSDAQLIRKPGLGVYLNIEDQERVRLSRQLYTEHHAAQQLPDEERMLQIAYQLLMNPKPVSAKEMAAEHFLNKSSIKRDLNKIDVWLKRFGLTLVSKQRLGLKIEGSEKNKRKALARISELIDNPEFTSRFIKSKFLSHEVEFVKSEIRSLQRRHSLYFTDETFENLLLHTLLMIRRIKMKQPITISPGEIDAVKKKKEFQWTFACLKRLEAVFAIRFPEEEAVYLTLHILGGKVRYPFGKEGDSGLENPLLPKVVEYLINRVSELKMMDFREDRVLINGLKVHLNTVLNRLSYDLSVSNPMLNDIKKMYPYLFHIVIDALEDINQTFSLSIPEEEAAYLTLHFQAAIERFSYGKDKHKKAIIVCHMGIGMSQLLRTKIERKFHQIAVMDCIAKADLADYTARYKDIELVISTVSLEDLSIPHIVVSPLLESADEKKLSDFMDQLGESTRQKQKTFKVLNDTTPFLVFLQQESEHRYKLIEQLAIALYEKGYVEKEYAVHAVLREKMSATNIGAGIAIPHANAKLIKQSAIAIATLKEPLDWGSEKVSLVFMLAVKHEDQNMTKQLFQELSSLSEQPAFIQKLTKETNVMKFLSYLDY; encoded by the coding sequence ATGAATACGAGGCAAAAAGACATTCTGAATCTGTTGTTATCTGAACCTGATGACTATTTAGTCGTACAAGATTTCGCAGACAGGGTAAAGTGTTCTGAAAAAACGATCAGAAATGATCTGAAAACGATTGAAGACTATCTCAATCAGCATTCTGATGCTCAATTAATTCGCAAACCGGGATTGGGCGTTTATTTGAATATTGAAGATCAAGAAAGAGTCCGTTTAAGCCGGCAATTATATACCGAACATCACGCCGCACAGCAGCTACCCGATGAAGAAAGAATGCTGCAAATCGCTTATCAGCTATTAATGAATCCAAAGCCGGTTTCTGCAAAAGAAATGGCTGCCGAGCATTTCTTGAATAAGTCTTCCATCAAAAGGGATTTGAATAAAATTGACGTTTGGCTGAAGCGGTTTGGCCTCACACTGGTATCCAAGCAGCGCCTCGGTTTAAAGATCGAAGGAAGTGAAAAAAATAAGAGAAAAGCGCTGGCGCGCATCTCGGAGTTGATTGACAACCCGGAGTTTACAAGCCGATTTATTAAAAGTAAATTTTTAAGCCATGAAGTGGAATTTGTTAAAAGTGAGATCAGATCATTGCAAAGGCGGCATTCTTTATATTTCACTGATGAAACGTTCGAAAATTTACTGTTGCATACATTGCTGATGATCCGCCGCATCAAAATGAAACAGCCGATCACCATTTCGCCGGGGGAAATCGATGCAGTCAAAAAGAAAAAAGAATTTCAGTGGACGTTTGCCTGTTTAAAACGGCTGGAAGCTGTTTTTGCGATCCGCTTTCCTGAAGAAGAGGCCGTCTATTTAACATTGCATATATTAGGCGGAAAAGTTCGCTACCCATTTGGAAAAGAAGGGGACAGCGGACTGGAAAACCCTTTGCTTCCAAAGGTTGTCGAATATTTAATCAATCGCGTATCAGAGTTGAAAATGATGGATTTCCGCGAGGACCGGGTTTTGATCAATGGATTGAAAGTTCACCTTAATACCGTTTTAAACCGGCTGAGCTATGACCTTTCCGTATCAAATCCGATGCTCAATGATATCAAAAAAATGTACCCTTATCTGTTTCATATTGTCATTGATGCTCTTGAAGACATCAACCAAACGTTTTCACTTTCGATTCCCGAGGAAGAAGCCGCCTATCTGACATTGCATTTCCAAGCGGCGATCGAGCGCTTCAGCTATGGAAAAGACAAGCATAAAAAAGCGATCATCGTTTGTCATATGGGCATCGGAATGTCACAGCTGCTGCGGACAAAAATCGAACGGAAATTCCACCAAATTGCCGTGATGGACTGCATCGCGAAAGCAGATTTGGCGGACTATACTGCAAGATATAAAGATATCGAGCTTGTCATATCAACGGTCAGCCTGGAGGATTTATCAATTCCTCATATTGTTGTATCACCGCTGCTCGAGTCGGCTGATGAGAAAAAGCTCAGCGACTTTATGGATCAGCTCGGTGAATCGACCCGCCAAAAACAAAAAACGTTTAAAGTGCTGAACGACACGACTCCTTTTCTCGTTTTCTTGCAGCAAGAGTCAGAACACCGCTACAAGCTGATTGAACAGCTGGCAATCGCTTTATACGAGAAAGGCTATGTGGAAAAAGAATATGCCGTACACGCCGTCTTGAGAGAGAAAATGTCGGCGACAAACATCGGAGCGGGCATCGCGATTCCCCACGCGAACGCCAAATTGATTAAACAATCAGCCATTGCGATCGCCACATTAAAGGAGCCGCTTGACTGGGGCTCTGAAAAAGTATCGCTCGTCTTTATGCTGGCTGTCAAACATGAGGATCAAAACATGACAAAACAATTGTTCCAAGAGCTGTCCAGCTTAAGCGAGCAGCCGGCCTTCATCCAAAAGCTGACGAAAGAAACAAATGTGATGAAGTTCTTATCTTATTTGGATTATTAA
- a CDS encoding ABC-2 transporter permease has protein sequence MYHLIKKDILMQKRAMKLSLLLMIFFTFTLSQLELVGYTVAVLAVTYQLALGASSLEDKNNSDKILISLPIKRNIIVLSKYVSVYVYAAYAILFYSLINAVGHLLHLPLDFPLTFSGAMGAVVAVTLFSSISFPLIFKYGYLKSKMANILIFFFIIFGGTAFFKFIDADENLALSQKLTAFLSGMSNAGTFILLVGVLLVMISVSYAISLSFYNKREF, from the coding sequence GTGTATCATCTAATTAAAAAAGATATTTTAATGCAGAAAAGGGCAATGAAGCTATCGCTGTTATTGATGATTTTTTTCACTTTTACATTGTCGCAGCTTGAGCTTGTCGGATATACGGTCGCTGTATTGGCTGTCACGTACCAGCTGGCATTAGGCGCAAGCTCCTTGGAAGACAAAAACAACAGTGACAAAATCCTGATCAGCTTGCCTATTAAAAGAAACATCATCGTATTATCGAAATATGTATCGGTTTATGTCTATGCGGCTTATGCCATTCTCTTCTATTCTTTGATCAATGCGGTCGGACATTTGCTGCACTTGCCGCTTGATTTCCCATTGACATTTTCAGGAGCGATGGGTGCTGTTGTGGCTGTCACTTTATTTAGCTCGATCTCATTTCCGCTGATTTTTAAGTACGGCTATTTGAAGTCCAAAATGGCGAATATCCTCATATTTTTCTTCATTATTTTTGGAGGAACAGCCTTTTTTAAATTTATAGACGCGGACGAGAACCTTGCATTGAGCCAAAAATTAACGGCTTTTCTGAGCGGAATGTCAAATGCGGGTACATTCATCCTTTTGGTTGGTGTACTGCTCGTGATGATCTCCGTTTCATACGCGATATCGCTCAGCTTTTATAATAAAAGAGAATTTTAA
- a CDS encoding TRAP transporter large permease yields MAIAAGLILSAVFFILLFLGVPISVSIAAASIVTMLTIFPFDVAIFTSAQKMVTGIDSFALLAVPFFILSGIIMNNGGIAMRLINFAKLISGRLPGSLAHTNVVGNMLFGSISGSSVAAAAAIGGVMSPLQEKEGYDRTYSAAVNIASAPTGLLIPPSGLLIIFSLVSGGTSVAALFMAGYLPGILWGLATMVVACMIAKKKKYPVAPKITISQGFKVLLDAIPSLLLIVIVIGGIIAGVFTATEGAAIAVAYSLLLSLFYRTLKWKQLPKMLLETVEITAVIMFLVGTSTMLSLVMAFTGIPTAISNGILGITDNPILILLMMNIILLIIGTFMDITPAVLIFTPIFLPIVESFGMDPVHFGIMIVFNLCIGNITPPVGSALFVGCSIGKVDIERVVKPILPFYAAIMIVLLIVTYIPQISLVLPQLFGL; encoded by the coding sequence ATGGCCATAGCAGCCGGTCTCATTTTATCGGCGGTATTCTTCATATTGTTGTTTCTCGGCGTTCCGATTTCTGTAAGTATTGCGGCGGCATCCATTGTAACAATGCTTACCATTTTTCCTTTTGATGTTGCCATTTTCACTTCGGCGCAAAAAATGGTCACTGGAATCGACAGCTTTGCTTTATTAGCGGTGCCGTTCTTCATTTTATCAGGCATTATTATGAATAATGGCGGTATTGCAATGCGGCTCATTAACTTCGCAAAATTGATCAGCGGCAGGCTGCCCGGTTCTCTGGCCCATACAAATGTTGTCGGAAACATGTTATTCGGTTCCATTTCCGGTTCGTCTGTAGCTGCTGCTGCTGCAATCGGCGGGGTCATGTCGCCGCTTCAAGAAAAGGAAGGATATGACCGGACTTACTCTGCCGCAGTAAATATTGCTTCAGCACCAACTGGTTTGCTTATTCCGCCTAGCGGTCTTTTGATCATTTTCTCATTAGTCAGCGGCGGAACATCTGTTGCCGCTTTATTTATGGCGGGCTATTTGCCGGGAATCTTGTGGGGGCTGGCTACGATGGTTGTCGCCTGTATGATTGCAAAAAAGAAAAAATACCCTGTTGCGCCAAAGATTACGATTAGTCAAGGTTTTAAAGTGCTTCTCGATGCGATTCCAAGCCTGTTGCTCATTGTAATCGTAATCGGGGGTATTATCGCCGGTGTATTTACAGCAACTGAAGGAGCAGCAATAGCGGTGGCTTATTCCTTATTGTTGTCGCTCTTTTATAGGACATTGAAATGGAAACAGCTCCCCAAAATGCTGCTGGAAACGGTAGAAATCACAGCCGTTATTATGTTTTTGGTTGGGACATCAACGATGCTGTCATTGGTCATGGCGTTTACAGGCATACCGACGGCAATCAGCAATGGAATTTTAGGGATTACAGATAACCCAATTTTGATCCTGCTGATGATGAATATCATCTTATTAATAATCGGTACATTTATGGACATCACTCCGGCTGTACTAATTTTCACTCCAATCTTTCTGCCAATTGTTGAAAGCTTTGGCATGGATCCCGTGCATTTTGGAATTATGATCGTATTTAACCTTTGTATCGGCAATATCACTCCTCCTGTAGGAAGTGCTCTGTTTGTAGGATGCAGCATAGGTAAAGTTGATATTGAACGAGTGGTTAAACCGATTCTGCCATTTTATGCTGCGATCATGATCGTCCTTTTAATTGTTACCTACATTCCACAAATCAGCTTAGTGTTGCCTCAATTATTTGGACTTTAA
- a CDS encoding glycoside hydrolase family 31 protein has protein sequence MSIKETYMFTFMKEENNVLDFHLNDGHAHAKIFILEEDIIRILLTEGEALTLEKTWSVAPGQIDVPWEGRHRLDMSGFTLPQYEFQQVKDVFIVKTGKVKLHVQLNGFRISWFYHNGSEWINVANDRQTQGYNFEGAFGKGVYHYLQRDVQEQYFGFGEKTGNVDKHGKRYRMLNIDAMGYDAERSDPLYKHIPFYITRHKKTGISYGMFYDNLSASIFDMGSELDNYHGLYRYYQAEKGDLDYYFIAGPKIKDVVETFSWLTGKTILPPKWSLGYSGSTMSYTDAPNAQEQLKNFVRLCEEHDMLCDSFQLSSGYTSIGDKRYVFNWDEIKIPAPKEMVQHFHEKGVRLCANIKPCLLKDHPYFDELQEKDMFIVNRETQKPEMAQFWDDIGAYLDFTKRQTFDWWKAQVTEKLLEYGIDSTWNDNNEFEIWSQNAKCHGFGKEVEFELIRALHPLLMMKASFEAQLEYNPELRPYLISRSGCPGMHRYAQTWTGDNRTSWKTLKFNIKTGIGLSLSGIYNFGHDVGGFSGLAPEPELFVRWVQNGIMHPRFTIHSWNDDGTVNEPWMFPETIDEIRELIKFRHKIIPYIYTALYEAHEHYQPIIRPTFYDFEHDEKTFEENDEFILGESLLVASVVEKGMTEREVYLPNHEKGWYDFHTGTWYEGGKTVVLPAPLHYTPLLAKAGAIVPVNDAKVTFQTKNQDERGFLLFPFKGKGKSTYRLYEDDGLTNEYTHTFAFIHVDMETTEDGIKLSIQKEGTYELSYDQLTFHVPNGEKRKLIVNGTELESKNGAFSYSLPCD, from the coding sequence ATGTCAATTAAAGAAACCTATATGTTTACATTTATGAAAGAAGAGAATAATGTGCTGGATTTTCATTTGAATGACGGTCATGCACATGCGAAAATATTCATTCTTGAAGAAGATATAATTCGGATTTTGCTGACGGAGGGAGAAGCGTTAACGCTTGAAAAAACGTGGAGTGTCGCGCCTGGACAGATCGATGTGCCATGGGAGGGACGCCATCGTTTAGACATGAGCGGATTTACATTGCCTCAATACGAATTCCAGCAAGTCAAAGATGTTTTTATCGTGAAAACCGGCAAGGTCAAGCTTCATGTTCAATTGAACGGCTTTAGGATCAGCTGGTTTTATCACAATGGTTCTGAATGGATCAATGTTGCAAACGATCGGCAAACACAAGGGTATAATTTTGAAGGGGCTTTTGGAAAGGGCGTGTACCATTATTTACAACGCGATGTCCAGGAACAATATTTTGGATTTGGCGAGAAAACGGGAAACGTCGATAAACACGGGAAACGCTACCGGATGTTAAATATCGACGCGATGGGGTACGACGCAGAGCGGTCAGATCCGCTATACAAACATATCCCATTCTATATTACACGTCATAAGAAAACAGGCATCTCCTATGGAATGTTCTATGATAATCTATCAGCTTCCATTTTTGATATGGGTTCAGAGCTTGATAACTATCATGGACTGTACCGCTATTATCAGGCCGAAAAGGGGGATTTAGACTACTACTTCATAGCCGGTCCGAAAATAAAAGATGTAGTCGAAACATTCTCTTGGCTGACAGGCAAAACGATCTTGCCGCCAAAATGGAGCCTGGGCTATTCAGGCTCTACGATGAGCTATACCGATGCGCCAAATGCACAAGAACAATTAAAAAATTTCGTTCGTCTTTGTGAAGAACATGATATGTTATGCGATTCGTTTCAGTTATCGTCAGGATACACATCTATCGGTGATAAACGTTATGTCTTTAACTGGGATGAGATCAAAATTCCTGCTCCAAAAGAGATGGTGCAACACTTCCATGAGAAGGGCGTCCGTTTATGCGCCAACATTAAACCGTGTTTGCTAAAGGATCATCCGTACTTTGATGAACTACAAGAAAAAGACATGTTCATTGTAAACAGAGAAACACAAAAACCGGAAATGGCCCAATTTTGGGATGATATCGGAGCTTATTTAGACTTCACGAAGCGCCAAACGTTCGACTGGTGGAAGGCTCAAGTAACAGAAAAGCTGTTGGAATACGGAATTGATTCAACTTGGAACGATAATAACGAATTTGAAATATGGAGTCAAAATGCCAAGTGTCACGGCTTCGGCAAAGAAGTGGAATTTGAACTGATCCGAGCGCTTCACCCGCTTTTGATGATGAAAGCGTCTTTCGAGGCGCAGCTAGAATACAACCCGGAATTACGCCCGTACCTGATCTCAAGATCCGGCTGTCCCGGCATGCACCGTTATGCACAAACTTGGACCGGTGACAACCGAACAAGCTGGAAAACATTAAAATTTAATATTAAAACTGGCATCGGTTTAAGTTTATCAGGCATTTACAATTTCGGCCATGATGTCGGCGGATTTTCAGGACTGGCCCCTGAACCGGAGCTATTCGTAAGATGGGTGCAAAACGGTATCATGCATCCGAGATTTACCATTCATTCGTGGAACGATGACGGGACAGTTAATGAACCATGGATGTTTCCAGAAACAATCGATGAAATCCGTGAACTCATTAAGTTTAGACATAAGATCATCCCTTACATTTACACCGCGCTATATGAGGCGCACGAACATTATCAGCCGATCATTCGACCGACATTTTATGATTTTGAACATGATGAGAAAACATTTGAAGAGAACGATGAATTTATACTTGGTGAATCTTTGCTCGTTGCATCTGTCGTCGAAAAAGGAATGACGGAGCGGGAAGTATATTTACCGAACCATGAAAAAGGCTGGTATGATTTCCATACGGGAACATGGTATGAAGGAGGGAAGACAGTCGTTCTGCCGGCACCATTACATTATACTCCGCTATTAGCGAAAGCGGGAGCGATCGTTCCGGTAAATGATGCAAAAGTGACATTCCAAACAAAGAACCAAGATGAAAGAGGATTTTTGTTATTCCCATTCAAAGGAAAAGGAAAATCGACTTATCGTTTGTATGAAGATGATGGGTTAACAAATGAATATACTCATACATTTGCCTTTATACATGTCGATATGGAGACAACAGAAGACGGGATCAAACTTTCAATACAAAAGGAAGGAACATACGAGTTATCGTATGATCAACTCACTTTTCACGTACCAAATGGAGAAAAGAGAAAACTGATCGTAAATGGCACAGAACTGGAAAGCAAAAACGGAGCGTTTTCTTACAGTTTGCCGTGTGATTAA